A single genomic interval of Pelagerythrobacter marensis harbors:
- a CDS encoding ABA4-like family protein, whose amino-acid sequence MWTALFAATNLIALAAWTILVVLPRRPAAMAAVLYLGVGLLSLGYAVLLALLLTGVVAGGVDPTGLDEFSLKAMRSAFASDAAMVLGWMHYLAFDLFVGLWIARDADAKRFSRLAQAPVLLATFLFGPLGLFTWLAIRERRARAMGRWK is encoded by the coding sequence ATGTGGACTGCACTATTCGCCGCGACCAACCTGATCGCGCTGGCCGCCTGGACGATCCTGGTCGTCCTGCCCCGCCGCCCCGCGGCCATGGCCGCGGTGCTCTATCTCGGCGTAGGGCTGCTGTCGCTCGGCTATGCCGTGCTGCTGGCCCTGCTTCTGACCGGCGTGGTGGCGGGCGGAGTCGATCCCACCGGCCTGGACGAATTCTCCCTCAAGGCCATGCGATCGGCGTTCGCTTCGGATGCGGCAATGGTCCTCGGCTGGATGCACTATCTCGCTTTCGACCTGTTCGTGGGACTGTGGATCGCGCGCGATGCCGATGCGAAGCGCTTCTCTCGTCTGGCACAGGCGCCGGTCCTGCTGGCAACGTTCCTGTTCGGGCCGCTGGGCCTGTTCACCTGGCTGGCGATCCGCGAGCGGCGGGCGCGGGCGATGGGGCGCTGGAAATGA
- a CDS encoding DUF938 domain-containing protein has product MKRRAPAAARNSAPIAEVLREELPATGTVLEIASGSGEHALFFARRFPDLAWQPSDSDPDALASIAAWREEEGPANLRPPIRLDASAPDWSVKSAAALVCINMVHISAWEATLGLFAGGSKVLAEGAPLILYGPYLEDDVEPAPSNLAFDRSLRERNPDWGLRRVSQIDRVAADRGFERTHRYEMPANNLVLVYRRS; this is encoded by the coding sequence ATGAAGCGGCGCGCCCCGGCCGCAGCGCGCAACAGCGCCCCGATCGCGGAGGTCCTGCGCGAGGAACTGCCCGCAACCGGAACGGTGCTGGAGATCGCGAGCGGTTCGGGCGAACATGCGCTGTTCTTCGCGCGCCGGTTCCCCGATCTGGCATGGCAGCCCAGCGACTCAGACCCGGACGCGCTCGCCTCGATCGCGGCCTGGCGCGAGGAGGAAGGCCCGGCCAACCTTCGCCCGCCCATCCGTCTCGACGCCAGCGCGCCGGACTGGTCCGTGAAAAGCGCGGCGGCGCTGGTGTGCATCAACATGGTCCACATAAGCGCGTGGGAAGCGACGCTCGGATTGTTCGCCGGCGGCTCCAAAGTCCTGGCCGAAGGCGCACCGCTGATCCTCTATGGCCCCTATCTCGAAGACGATGTGGAACCCGCACCGTCCAATCTGGCCTTCGACCGGTCGTTGCGGGAGAGGAACCCGGACTGGGGTTTGCGCAGGGTCTCGCAGATCGACCGCGTGGCCGCCGACCGGGGATTCGAACGGACCCATCGCTACGAGATGCCGGCCAACAACCTTGTCTTGGTTTACCGCAGAAGCTGA
- a CDS encoding entericidin A/B family lipoprotein, translated as MARKVLLAFGIAAMSLTAAACNTVKGMGQDIESVGEAGDEAI; from the coding sequence ATGGCTCGGAAAGTTCTGCTCGCATTCGGCATCGCGGCGATGTCGCTCACCGCTGCCGCCTGCAACACCGTCAAGGGCATGGGGCAAGACATCGAATCGGTCGGCGAGGCCGGCGACGAAGCAATCTGA
- the queF gene encoding preQ(1) synthase, with the protein MSETSGTLHLGQASTLPPSPEEARLDYVPNPREDALYLVRFAAPEFTSLCPVTGQPDFAHLVIDYAPGRTIVESKSLKLFLGSFRNHSGFHEDVTVGIGQRLAAEMEPRWLRIGGYWYPRGGIPIDVFWQSGPPPEGLWVPEQGVASYRGRG; encoded by the coding sequence ATGAGCGAGACATCCGGCACCCTGCACCTGGGGCAGGCGAGCACCCTGCCGCCCTCTCCCGAAGAGGCGCGGCTCGATTACGTTCCCAACCCGCGCGAGGATGCGCTGTACCTGGTGCGCTTTGCCGCGCCGGAGTTCACGTCGCTCTGCCCGGTCACCGGTCAGCCCGATTTCGCGCACCTCGTGATCGACTATGCCCCCGGCAGGACGATCGTCGAATCGAAGAGCCTCAAGCTCTTTCTCGGCAGCTTCCGCAACCACAGCGGCTTTCACGAGGACGTGACGGTCGGCATCGGCCAGCGACTTGCCGCCGAGATGGAGCCGAGGTGGCTGCGCATCGGCGGATACTGGTATCCGCGCGGCGGCATTCCGATCGACGTTTTCTGGCAGAGCGGCCCGCCGCCGGAAGGGCTCTGGGTTCCCGAACAGGGCGTGGCGAGCTATCGGGGGCGGGGATGA
- the fumC gene encoding class II fumarate hydratase has protein sequence MSATRTETDTMGAVEVPADALWGAQTQRSLGNFRIGGERLPLPLIRALGTIKRAAAEANRDLGVLDADIAEAIIAAAQEVIDGKLDDQFPLVVWQTGSGTQSNMNANEVIANRAIQMLGGEPGSKKPVHPNDHVNRSQSSNDTFPSAINIAVAGQIVGSLMPALRTMHTALERKARDWADIVKIGRTHTQDATPLTLGQEFSGYAAQVGDGIERIEQVLPGLYRLAQGGTAVGTGLNAPEGFAEKVAERVAAITGLPFVTAPNKFAALAAQDELVFAHGALNALAASLYKIANDIRFLGSGPRSGLGELALPENEPGSSIMPGKVNPTQCEAMTQVCIEVFGNHAALTFAGSQGQFELNTYRPMMAWNALRSVRLLADAAESFTANLLDGLEPRRENIARGVESSLMLVTALAPAIGYDKAAAIAKTAHREGLTLREAAVRSGDVSGEDFDRLVRPEDMV, from the coding sequence ATGAGCGCGACACGCACCGAAACCGATACGATGGGCGCGGTCGAGGTCCCGGCCGATGCCCTGTGGGGCGCGCAGACGCAGCGCAGCCTGGGCAATTTCCGGATCGGGGGCGAGCGCCTGCCCCTCCCGCTGATCCGCGCACTGGGGACGATCAAGCGTGCGGCGGCGGAGGCCAATCGCGATCTCGGCGTGCTCGACGCGGATATTGCAGAAGCAATTATTGCCGCCGCGCAGGAAGTGATCGACGGCAAGCTCGACGATCAGTTCCCCCTGGTCGTGTGGCAGACCGGGTCGGGCACCCAGTCCAATATGAACGCCAACGAGGTGATCGCGAACCGCGCGATCCAGATGCTGGGCGGCGAGCCGGGCTCCAAGAAGCCCGTTCACCCCAACGATCACGTCAACCGCAGCCAGTCGTCGAACGATACCTTTCCCAGCGCGATCAACATCGCGGTGGCCGGGCAGATCGTCGGCTCGCTGATGCCGGCACTGCGGACGATGCACACCGCGCTGGAGCGCAAGGCGCGCGACTGGGCTGACATCGTCAAGATCGGGCGCACCCACACGCAGGATGCGACGCCGCTGACGCTGGGGCAGGAATTTTCCGGCTATGCGGCGCAAGTGGGCGACGGGATCGAGCGGATCGAACAGGTCCTGCCGGGCCTCTACCGTCTCGCGCAGGGCGGTACCGCGGTCGGCACGGGGCTCAACGCGCCGGAAGGATTCGCGGAGAAAGTGGCCGAACGGGTCGCCGCGATCACCGGGCTGCCCTTCGTGACCGCGCCCAACAAGTTCGCCGCGCTCGCCGCGCAGGACGAGCTGGTCTTCGCGCACGGGGCGCTCAATGCGCTGGCGGCCAGCCTCTACAAGATTGCGAACGACATCCGCTTTCTCGGCTCCGGCCCGCGCTCGGGGCTGGGCGAACTCGCCCTGCCGGAGAACGAGCCGGGCAGCTCGATCATGCCGGGCAAAGTCAATCCGACGCAGTGCGAGGCGATGACGCAGGTCTGCATCGAGGTGTTCGGCAACCATGCCGCGCTGACATTCGCCGGCAGCCAGGGGCAGTTCGAGCTGAACACCTACCGCCCGATGATGGCGTGGAACGCGCTGCGATCGGTGCGCCTGCTGGCCGATGCGGCGGAAAGCTTTACCGCGAACCTGCTGGACGGGCTGGAGCCGCGGCGCGAGAATATCGCGCGCGGGGTCGAAAGCTCGCTGATGCTGGTCACCGCGCTGGCACCGGCGATCGGTTACGACAAGGCCGCCGCCATCGCCAAGACCGCGCACAGGGAAGGACTGACCCTGCGCGAAGCGGCGGTGCGGAGCGGCGACGTGTCGGGCGAGGATTTCGACCGCCTGGTCCGCCCCGAAGACATGGTCTGA